In Bacillus toyonensis BCT-7112, a single window of DNA contains:
- the narI gene encoding respiratory nitrate reductase subunit gamma produces the protein MMDQFLWVLFPYIIFAIFIGGHIFRYNYDQFGWTSKSSELLEKKMLRAGSLLFHFGIMFVIGGHVMGILIPESVYRSIGISEHMYHVVAISFGLPAGVASIIGLIILTYRRVTVKRIIATSTTGDYIALILLLIVMLAGLSSTFLNIDSKGFDYRTTIGPWFRSLFIFQPKVEYMMEVPVWFKIHIIAAMGLFAVWPFTRLVHVFSAPIKYLSRSYVIYRRRIPNELKK, from the coding sequence ATGATGGATCAATTTCTATGGGTGTTGTTTCCCTATATCATTTTTGCAATCTTTATCGGTGGACATATTTTCAGATACAACTATGATCAATTTGGATGGACATCAAAATCTAGTGAACTATTAGAGAAAAAAATGCTCCGGGCCGGAAGTCTATTATTCCACTTTGGGATCATGTTCGTAATTGGCGGTCATGTTATGGGGATTTTAATTCCAGAGTCCGTATACCGTTCAATAGGTATTTCTGAACATATGTATCATGTAGTAGCAATTAGTTTCGGACTTCCGGCAGGTGTTGCTTCTATCATCGGTTTAATTATATTAACGTATCGCCGTGTAACCGTAAAACGCATCATTGCAACGAGTACAACGGGAGATTATATTGCGCTTATTTTATTACTTATCGTTATGCTGGCAGGACTTTCCTCAACATTTTTAAATATCGACTCAAAAGGGTTTGATTATCGTACAACGATCGGTCCTTGGTTCCGAAGTCTCTTTATTTTCCAACCGAAAGTTGAATATATGATGGAAGTGCCTGTATGGTTTAAAATTCATATTATTGCAGCGATGGGTCTATTCGCAGTATGGCCGTTCACTAGACTTGTACATGTATTTAGTGCTCCAATTAAATACTTAAGCCGTAGTTATGTAATTTACAGAAGACGTATTCCTAATGAATTGAAAAAATAA
- the narH gene encoding nitrate reductase subunit beta has translation MKIKAQVGMVMNLDKCIGCHTCSVTCKNTWTNRPGAEYMYFNNVETKPGIGYPKQWEDQEKYKGGWELRNGEIQLKSGSKMKRLMNIFHNPDQPTIDDYFEPWNYDYETLTNSPQRKHQPVARPKSAITGEFIDKIEWGPNWEDDLAGGHITGLQDPNVKKMEEEIKTDFENVFMMYLPRICEHCMNPSCVSSCPSGAMYKREEDGIVLVDQNACRAWRFCVSSCPYKKVYFNWQTNKAEKCTMCFPRIEAGMPTICSETCVGRIRYIGVMLYDADKVKEAASVEDEKDLYESQLTVFLDPNDPEVAAEAKKQGIPEEWIKAAQESPIYKMIIDWKIALPLHPEYRTMPMVWYIPPLSPIMNMVEGKGSNWQAEEIFPAIDNMRIPIQYLANLLTAGDESHIRLTLKKMAVMRTHMRALQINKEPNEAVLKEIGLTKQDVEDMYRLLAIAKYKDRFVIPGTHREQVADLYSEQGSCGLSFAGGPGSCMTIS, from the coding sequence TTGAAGATTAAAGCACAAGTCGGAATGGTAATGAACCTAGATAAATGCATCGGCTGCCATACTTGTAGCGTAACATGCAAAAACACCTGGACAAATCGTCCAGGTGCTGAATATATGTACTTCAATAACGTAGAAACGAAACCTGGAATTGGTTATCCGAAACAATGGGAAGATCAAGAGAAATATAAAGGCGGCTGGGAATTGAGAAATGGTGAAATTCAGCTGAAATCAGGTTCGAAAATGAAACGCCTTATGAATATTTTCCACAATCCAGATCAACCAACCATCGACGATTACTTTGAACCTTGGAACTATGATTATGAAACATTAACAAATAGCCCGCAGCGTAAGCATCAACCAGTTGCTCGTCCGAAATCAGCAATTACAGGCGAATTTATCGACAAAATTGAATGGGGTCCAAACTGGGAAGATGATTTAGCTGGTGGACATATAACAGGATTGCAAGATCCGAACGTAAAGAAAATGGAAGAAGAAATTAAAACAGATTTTGAAAATGTCTTTATGATGTATTTACCACGCATATGCGAACATTGTATGAATCCATCTTGCGTATCTTCTTGTCCATCTGGTGCGATGTATAAACGTGAAGAAGATGGGATTGTTCTTGTGGATCAAAATGCATGTCGTGCTTGGAGGTTCTGCGTATCTTCTTGTCCATATAAAAAAGTGTATTTTAACTGGCAAACGAATAAAGCAGAAAAATGTACAATGTGTTTCCCGCGTATTGAAGCTGGTATGCCAACGATTTGTTCGGAAACATGTGTAGGACGTATCAGGTATATTGGGGTAATGCTATATGACGCTGACAAAGTGAAAGAAGCAGCTTCTGTTGAAGATGAAAAAGATTTATATGAATCTCAGCTTACTGTTTTTCTAGATCCAAATGATCCAGAAGTAGCAGCTGAAGCGAAAAAACAAGGCATTCCTGAAGAATGGATTAAAGCAGCACAAGAGTCACCGATCTATAAAATGATTATCGATTGGAAAATTGCTCTGCCTCTTCATCCAGAGTACCGTACAATGCCAATGGTTTGGTATATCCCCCCGCTTAGCCCGATTATGAATATGGTGGAAGGGAAAGGAAGTAACTGGCAAGCAGAAGAGATTTTCCCTGCTATCGATAATATGCGTATCCCAATTCAATATTTAGCGAACCTACTCACTGCAGGAGATGAATCCCACATTCGTCTTACGTTGAAAAAAATGGCTGTCATGCGGACGCATATGAGAGCATTGCAAATTAATAAAGAACCAAATGAAGCAGTATTAAAAGAAATTGGTTTAACGAAACAGGATGTAGAAGATATGTATCGTCTTCTTGCTATCGCGAAATATAAAGATCGCTTCGTCATTCCGGGCACTCACCGTGAACAAGTTGCTGATTTATATAGTGAACAAGGAAGCTGTGGTTTATCCTTCGCAGGTGGGCCAGGGTCTTGCATGACAATTTCTTAA
- a CDS encoding nitrate reductase subunit alpha has protein sequence MKKKPSALMRRLKYFSPIDRYNDNHTQETYEDREWENVYRKRWQHDKVIRSTHGVNCTGSCSWNIYVKDGIVTWEGQELNYPTTGPDMPDFEPRGCPRGASFSWYIYSPLRVKYPYVRGVLWSMWQEELQNNKSPLDAWKSIVENPEKARKYKQARGKGGFIRANWDEVLQLVSASLLYTIIKYGPDRNVGFSPIPAMSMLSHAAGSRFMQLMGGPMLSFYDWYADLPPASPQIWGDQTDVPESSDWYNSGYIMTWGSNVPMTRTPDAHFLAEVRYKGTKVVSVSPDFAESTKFADDWISVKQGTDGALAMAMGHVILQEFYVDNQVEYFTKYAKQYTDFPFFVTLKQKGDQFVADRFLNATDIGRETKLGEWKPVLWNENTKDFATPHGTMGSRWDNEKKWNLRLEDEQTGEKIDPRLSLLGMEDAVGTVQIPYFSDDGNKVLERTIPVKKIMTEEGEVFVTTVYDLTLANYGVNRGLGGQEPKDFNDDVPFTPAWQEKMTGVKRELIIQIAREFAQNAVDTDGRSMIIVGAGINHWFNSDTIYRAVLNLVLLVGAQGVNGGGWAHYVGQEKLRPAEGWQTIAMAKDWQGPPKLQNGTSFFYFVTDQWRYEDTPVGHLASPIEGNSRYQHHGDYNVLAARLGWLPSYPTFEKNGIELYKEAVAAGATTQEEIGKYVAQKLKEKELKFAIEDPDNKNNFPRNLFVWRANLISSSGKGHEYFLKHLLGTTNGLMNDDSDSLRPEEIKWHEEAPEGKLDLLINLDFRMAGTALYSDIVLPASTWYEKHDLSSTDMHPFVHPFNPAIGSPWEARSDWDIFTALSKAVSDLAKKIDLEPMKEVVATPLLHDTPQELAQPLGKIKDWSKGECEPIPGKTMPQIHVVERDYKTIYDKMTALGPNAGKQPIGTKGISWSAEKEYEQLKSKLGVVRTDSIAKGCPDIKEAINAAEAVLTLSSTTNGHMAVKAWEALEKQTDLKLRDLAEEREEECFTFEQITAQPKTVITSPAFTGSEKGGRRYSPFTTNVERLIPWRTITGRQSFYLDHDMMKEFGETMATFKPILQHKPFRKSRPEVEGKEITLNYLTPHNKWSIHSMYFDSLPMLTLFRGGPTVWMNKDDANEAGVADNDWIECFNRNGVVVARAVVTHRIPRGMAFMHHAQDRHINVPGTKLTSTRGGTHNSPTRIHVKPTHMIGGYGQLSYGFNYYGPTGNQRDLNVVIRKLKEVDWLED, from the coding sequence ATGAAGAAGAAACCTTCAGCACTAATGAGACGTTTAAAATATTTTTCACCAATAGATCGTTATAACGATAATCATACACAAGAAACATATGAAGATCGTGAATGGGAAAATGTGTACAGAAAGCGATGGCAACATGATAAAGTAATCCGTTCTACACATGGCGTGAACTGTACTGGTTCATGTAGTTGGAACATTTATGTGAAAGATGGAATTGTAACTTGGGAAGGGCAGGAGCTTAACTATCCAACAACAGGTCCAGATATGCCTGACTTTGAACCACGAGGATGTCCACGTGGAGCGAGTTTTTCCTGGTACATTTATAGTCCACTTCGTGTGAAATATCCGTATGTACGTGGTGTTCTTTGGAGTATGTGGCAAGAGGAATTACAAAATAACAAGTCACCACTAGATGCTTGGAAAAGCATTGTGGAAAACCCTGAAAAAGCACGTAAGTATAAGCAGGCGCGTGGTAAAGGTGGATTTATTCGTGCGAATTGGGATGAAGTATTACAACTCGTTTCTGCTTCGTTACTTTACACAATCATTAAATACGGCCCAGACCGAAATGTTGGTTTTTCACCAATTCCAGCTATGTCGATGTTAAGTCATGCAGCGGGTAGCCGCTTTATGCAACTTATGGGCGGGCCGATGCTTAGCTTCTATGATTGGTACGCGGATTTACCACCAGCTTCTCCGCAAATTTGGGGTGATCAAACAGATGTACCAGAAAGTAGCGATTGGTATAACTCTGGTTACATTATGACATGGGGTTCAAATGTACCGATGACGAGAACGCCAGATGCACACTTTTTAGCCGAAGTTCGATATAAAGGAACGAAAGTTGTTTCTGTCAGTCCTGACTTCGCTGAGTCTACAAAATTTGCGGATGATTGGATTAGTGTGAAACAAGGTACAGACGGTGCACTTGCGATGGCAATGGGGCATGTGATCTTACAAGAATTTTACGTAGATAATCAAGTGGAATACTTCACAAAGTATGCGAAGCAATATACTGATTTTCCTTTCTTTGTCACATTGAAACAAAAAGGAGATCAATTCGTCGCTGATCGTTTCTTAAATGCTACTGATATTGGACGAGAAACAAAGTTAGGAGAATGGAAGCCTGTTCTTTGGAACGAGAACACGAAAGATTTTGCAACACCTCACGGCACAATGGGGTCACGTTGGGATAATGAAAAGAAATGGAATTTACGTTTAGAAGATGAACAAACAGGTGAAAAGATTGATCCACGTCTTTCTTTACTTGGAATGGAAGACGCTGTGGGAACGGTACAAATTCCGTACTTCTCAGATGATGGAAATAAAGTATTGGAACGTACAATTCCAGTGAAAAAAATTATGACAGAAGAAGGCGAAGTGTTCGTTACAACTGTATACGACTTAACGTTGGCAAATTACGGTGTGAACCGAGGGCTCGGCGGACAAGAGCCGAAAGATTTCAATGATGATGTACCATTTACACCTGCATGGCAAGAGAAAATGACAGGAGTGAAACGAGAGCTTATTATTCAAATTGCTCGTGAGTTTGCACAAAACGCAGTTGATACGGATGGGCGCTCGATGATTATTGTAGGGGCCGGTATTAACCATTGGTTTAATTCTGATACGATTTATCGCGCAGTTTTAAACCTTGTTCTTCTCGTTGGAGCACAAGGCGTAAACGGTGGCGGTTGGGCGCATTATGTCGGTCAAGAAAAATTACGACCAGCAGAAGGATGGCAAACAATCGCGATGGCAAAAGATTGGCAAGGGCCACCGAAATTACAAAATGGTACATCTTTCTTCTATTTCGTAACAGATCAATGGCGTTATGAAGATACACCGGTTGGACATTTAGCATCACCAATTGAGGGCAACTCTCGTTATCAACATCACGGTGATTACAACGTATTAGCGGCACGACTTGGCTGGTTACCTTCTTATCCGACATTCGAGAAAAATGGAATTGAATTATATAAAGAAGCTGTTGCTGCTGGTGCAACAACGCAAGAAGAAATCGGAAAATACGTTGCACAAAAACTAAAAGAAAAAGAACTAAAATTTGCGATTGAAGATCCAGATAATAAAAACAACTTCCCGCGCAACTTATTCGTATGGCGTGCCAACTTAATTTCAAGTTCTGGTAAAGGCCACGAATATTTCTTAAAACATTTATTAGGCACAACAAATGGATTAATGAATGACGATAGTGATTCGTTGCGACCAGAAGAAATTAAGTGGCATGAAGAAGCGCCAGAAGGGAAGCTTGATCTACTCATTAATTTAGATTTCCGTATGGCTGGAACAGCGCTCTATTCTGACATCGTCTTACCTGCTTCAACTTGGTATGAAAAGCATGATTTAAGCAGTACGGATATGCATCCATTTGTACATCCATTTAATCCAGCAATCGGTTCACCGTGGGAAGCACGCTCTGATTGGGATATTTTCACCGCTCTTTCTAAAGCTGTGTCAGATTTAGCGAAGAAAATCGACCTTGAACCAATGAAAGAAGTCGTTGCAACACCACTTCTTCACGATACACCGCAAGAATTAGCGCAACCACTTGGCAAGATTAAAGACTGGAGTAAAGGTGAGTGTGAACCAATACCGGGTAAAACGATGCCACAAATTCATGTTGTCGAAAGGGATTATAAAACAATTTATGACAAGATGACTGCACTAGGACCAAATGCTGGAAAACAACCAATTGGTACGAAAGGTATTTCTTGGTCAGCAGAAAAAGAGTATGAGCAATTAAAGAGCAAATTAGGAGTTGTTCGAACGGATTCTATTGCGAAAGGTTGCCCAGACATAAAAGAAGCAATCAATGCTGCTGAGGCGGTATTAACGCTTTCTTCGACAACAAACGGTCATATGGCTGTAAAAGCATGGGAAGCACTTGAAAAACAAACGGATTTAAAACTGCGTGATTTAGCAGAAGAACGTGAAGAAGAATGCTTCACATTCGAACAAATTACAGCACAGCCGAAAACAGTAATTACTTCTCCAGCTTTTACAGGTTCTGAAAAAGGTGGACGCCGTTATTCACCATTTACAACAAATGTGGAACGTCTTATTCCTTGGAGAACGATAACGGGTCGACAATCTTTCTACTTAGATCATGACATGATGAAAGAATTCGGTGAAACGATGGCAACATTTAAACCAATTCTGCAACATAAACCGTTCCGAAAATCACGTCCCGAAGTAGAAGGAAAAGAAATTACACTAAACTATTTAACACCGCATAATAAGTGGTCGATTCATAGTATGTACTTCGATTCATTACCGATGTTAACGTTATTTAGAGGTGGTCCAACTGTTTGGATGAATAAAGATGATGCGAATGAAGCTGGCGTCGCAGATAATGATTGGATCGAGTGCTTTAACCGTAACGGTGTTGTTGTAGCACGTGCTGTCGTAACGCACCGTATACCGAGAGGGATGGCATTTATGCACCATGCACAAGATCGCCACATTAACGTGCCTGGTACGAAATTAACAAGCACCCGCGGGGGAACACATAATAGTCCAACCCGTATTCATGTTAAACCAACACATATGATTGGTGGATATGGCCAATTAAGCTATGGATTTAACTACTATGGTCCGACTGGGAATCAGCGTGACTTAAATGTTGTAATCCGTAAACTGAAGGAGGTAGATTGGCTTGAAGATTAA
- a CDS encoding molybdopterin-synthase adenylyltransferase MoeB — protein sequence MQERYSRQVLFSGIGEMGQRKIKEKHVLLIGAGALGAANAEALVRMGIGKLTIADRDYVEWSNLQRQQLYTEEDAQQCKPKAIAAAEHLRKINSEVEIVPVVTDVTMQEMEELTKEADLIVDATDNFDTRLLINDISQKENIPWIYGGCIGSYGVTYTILPGETPCFRCLMDHPMGGATCDTAGIIQPAVQMVVAHQVTEAMKILVDDFEALRGTMLSFDIWNNQYLSLKVNRQKKSTCPSCGNVRTYPSLTFEAQMKTEVLCGRNTVQIRPGIKKILNLEEIQKRLQKSVNVKKTPYLLSFLVDEYRFVLFTDGRAFIHGTNDMKMAKRLYAKYIG from the coding sequence ATGCAAGAGCGTTATTCAAGGCAAGTATTGTTTTCTGGAATTGGTGAAATGGGACAAAGAAAAATAAAAGAAAAGCATGTGCTCCTAATAGGAGCGGGTGCACTAGGAGCTGCGAATGCAGAAGCGCTCGTTAGGATGGGAATTGGGAAATTGACAATTGCTGACCGTGACTACGTTGAATGGAGTAATTTACAAAGACAACAGTTATATACAGAAGAAGATGCACAGCAGTGTAAACCGAAAGCAATTGCAGCGGCAGAGCATTTAAGAAAAATTAATTCTGAAGTAGAAATTGTACCTGTTGTAACGGATGTTACAATGCAAGAAATGGAAGAGTTAACAAAAGAAGCAGATCTTATAGTAGATGCGACTGATAATTTCGATACGCGCCTACTTATAAATGATATTTCACAAAAAGAAAATATACCTTGGATATACGGTGGATGCATTGGAAGTTACGGTGTAACGTATACGATTCTTCCTGGAGAAACACCATGTTTTCGCTGCTTAATGGATCATCCTATGGGCGGTGCAACATGCGATACAGCCGGAATCATTCAGCCAGCGGTACAAATGGTTGTTGCTCACCAAGTAACAGAAGCGATGAAAATATTGGTGGATGATTTTGAGGCGTTAAGAGGAACAATGTTATCATTTGATATTTGGAACAATCAATATCTCTCATTAAAAGTAAATAGGCAGAAAAAAAGTACATGTCCATCTTGTGGGAATGTACGCACGTATCCAAGTTTAACATTTGAAGCACAGATGAAAACGGAAGTGCTATGCGGGCGGAATACAGTTCAAATCCGTCCAGGAATAAAAAAAATTCTTAATTTAGAAGAAATTCAAAAGCGCTTACAAAAAAGTGTGAATGTCAAAAAAACTCCATATTTACTATCCTTTCTAGTAGATGAATATCGTTTTGTGTTATTTACAGACGGCAGAGCGTTTATTCATGGGACTAATGATATGAAAATGGCAAAACGGTTATACGCAAAATATATAGGATGA
- a CDS encoding Crp/Fnr family transcriptional regulator, which yields MANSMTLSQDLKELLASVEYKMQIKKGSFIFQEGMEATELYIIHSGKVQISKLSADGQELTLRICSAYDIIGELTLFTDNAKYLLNSKCLEDVEVGVIKRETLEKALLQKPALVFEFMKWISEHLRRMQTKFRDLVLHGKKGALYSTLIRMTNSYGVLKENGILIDLPLTNQELANFCATSRESVNRMLNDLKKKGTISITKGKITIHDLQFLKCEIACEDCSTSVCSID from the coding sequence GTGGCAAACAGTATGACATTATCTCAAGATTTAAAGGAATTACTTGCATCTGTTGAATATAAAATGCAGATAAAAAAAGGAAGTTTTATTTTTCAAGAAGGTATGGAAGCAACAGAACTCTATATCATCCACTCAGGAAAAGTACAAATTAGTAAACTAAGTGCTGACGGACAAGAATTAACACTCCGTATTTGTTCGGCATACGACATTATTGGCGAATTAACATTATTCACGGACAATGCGAAGTATTTATTAAATTCAAAATGCCTTGAAGATGTTGAAGTAGGAGTAATAAAGCGTGAAACCTTAGAAAAAGCATTACTCCAAAAACCCGCACTTGTATTTGAATTTATGAAATGGATTAGTGAACATTTAAGAAGAATGCAAACGAAGTTCCGCGATTTAGTATTACACGGCAAAAAAGGTGCCCTGTATTCTACTCTCATACGAATGACAAATAGTTATGGTGTGTTAAAGGAAAATGGTATTCTCATCGATTTACCATTAACGAATCAAGAACTTGCGAACTTCTGTGCAACTTCCCGTGAAAGCGTAAATCGAATGTTAAATGATTTGAAAAAAAAGGGTACGATTTCTATTACTAAAGGAAAGATTACAATTCATGATTTACAATTTTTAAAATGTGAAATTGCTTGTGAAGATTGTTCTACCTCTGTTTGTAGCATTGATTAG
- the moaA gene encoding GTP 3',8-cyclase MoaA, translated as MHEKMRDSLERPLQDLRISVIDRCNFRCTYCMPAEVFGSNYAFLQEEFLLTFDEIERLARLFISMGVNKIRLTGGEPLLRKDLPKLIARLAKLEGLTDIGLTTNGIHLAKQAKALKVAGLKRVNISLDAIEDHVFKKINGRNVSTKPVLKGIEAAKAAGLEVKVNMVVKKGMNDSQILPMAQYFKEQEIQLRFIEFMDVGSTNGWNFEQVITKEQLIEKINRVYPIEPAQPRYFGEVAKVYRYVGSDAEVGFITSVSESFCSSCTRARISADGKFFTCLFGTKGTDLRTLLRENISNASLLKILQHTWEFRKDRYSDERTAESANKRPKVEMSYIGG; from the coding sequence ATGCACGAGAAGATGAGGGATTCGTTAGAGCGGCCACTTCAAGATTTACGTATTTCAGTTATTGATCGTTGTAATTTTAGGTGTACATACTGTATGCCAGCCGAAGTGTTCGGATCTAATTATGCTTTTTTACAGGAAGAGTTTTTATTAACATTCGATGAAATAGAAAGATTAGCTAGATTATTTATAAGTATGGGAGTCAATAAAATTAGACTTACTGGCGGTGAACCTTTATTGCGTAAAGATTTACCAAAGTTAATTGCAAGGCTTGCAAAGCTAGAAGGCTTAACAGATATTGGACTCACAACAAACGGTATTCATTTAGCAAAACAAGCTAAGGCGCTAAAAGTTGCGGGATTAAAACGTGTAAATATTAGTTTAGATGCGATAGAGGATCACGTTTTCAAAAAAATAAATGGCCGAAATGTAAGCACAAAACCTGTATTGAAAGGGATTGAAGCAGCGAAGGCAGCTGGATTAGAAGTGAAAGTAAATATGGTCGTAAAAAAAGGGATGAATGATAGTCAAATTCTTCCTATGGCTCAGTATTTTAAAGAACAAGAAATTCAGCTACGTTTTATCGAGTTTATGGATGTGGGCAGTACGAACGGCTGGAACTTTGAACAAGTCATTACGAAGGAACAATTAATAGAAAAAATTAATCGTGTATATCCGATTGAGCCCGCCCAGCCTCGTTACTTTGGAGAAGTAGCTAAAGTGTATCGATATGTAGGGAGCGATGCAGAAGTTGGCTTTATTACTTCTGTTTCTGAGTCATTTTGTTCTTCTTGTACGAGAGCTCGTATTTCGGCAGACGGAAAGTTTTTTACATGCCTATTTGGAACGAAAGGAACGGATTTGCGAACGCTTCTTCGAGAAAATATTTCTAATGCATCACTATTAAAAATTCTACAACATACATGGGAGTTTAGAAAAGATCGGTATTCAGATGAAAGAACAGCTGAAAGTGCAAATAAACGTCCAAAAGTAGAAATGTCTTACATTGGTGGATAA
- the glp gene encoding gephyrin-like molybdotransferase Glp — MLEKRTPISVAEAVARVMEYAYQGEMEKVSLTESYGRVLGEDVVADHDVPHFDRSPYDGFAIRTEDTKEASSSNPIQFEVIGEIGAGFVFKEEVKAFQAVRIMTGAAIPAGCNAVVMLELTEGFEENKKTYMKLKRSFTSGDNISFQGEDVKQNAILVKKGTSINPGVAALLATFGYSSVHVVRQPVIGIVTTGSELLEVHEQLKEGKIRNSNSYMIAAQIERAGGVVQYCGQFADDFETCYNTVKKAIKEVDILITTGGVSVGDYDYLPAIYERLQANVLFNKIAMRPGSVTTVAELEGKLLFGLSGNPSACYVGCELYVRPVIGTYLHRKDPHLFRAEAILQKDFPKANPFTRFVRGNVELVDGQLQVTPVGLDKSSAISSLAEANACIVLPGGTRGFEAGITVSVLLLESSAGSEWPWEEPLRSYK; from the coding sequence ATGTTAGAAAAACGTACACCAATCTCAGTGGCAGAAGCAGTTGCACGTGTAATGGAATATGCCTATCAAGGTGAAATGGAAAAGGTTTCTCTTACCGAAAGTTACGGAAGAGTCCTCGGAGAAGATGTTGTTGCAGATCATGATGTTCCGCATTTTGATCGCTCTCCGTACGACGGATTTGCGATTCGAACAGAAGATACAAAAGAAGCAAGTAGCAGTAACCCAATTCAGTTTGAAGTGATAGGTGAAATTGGAGCAGGTTTTGTTTTTAAAGAGGAAGTAAAAGCATTTCAAGCTGTACGTATTATGACAGGAGCCGCAATTCCAGCGGGATGTAATGCTGTTGTTATGTTAGAACTAACGGAAGGGTTTGAAGAAAACAAAAAGACTTATATGAAATTAAAACGCTCTTTCACTTCTGGTGATAACATTTCTTTTCAAGGAGAAGATGTAAAACAAAATGCCATACTTGTGAAAAAAGGGACTTCTATTAACCCTGGAGTAGCGGCACTGCTTGCTACGTTTGGTTATAGTTCCGTGCATGTTGTAAGACAGCCGGTTATTGGAATTGTAACGACAGGGAGTGAACTACTCGAAGTACATGAACAACTGAAAGAAGGGAAGATTCGAAATAGTAACTCCTATATGATCGCTGCTCAAATTGAACGAGCGGGCGGAGTTGTACAGTATTGTGGACAATTCGCTGACGATTTTGAGACGTGTTATAACACTGTAAAAAAAGCGATAAAAGAAGTTGATATATTAATTACAACTGGTGGCGTTTCAGTAGGAGACTATGACTATTTACCTGCTATTTATGAGAGATTACAAGCAAATGTACTTTTCAATAAAATAGCGATGCGACCAGGAAGCGTGACAACTGTCGCTGAGCTAGAAGGAAAACTATTATTTGGTCTATCTGGTAATCCTTCTGCTTGTTATGTCGGATGTGAATTATATGTTCGACCAGTCATTGGAACATACTTGCACAGGAAAGATCCGCACTTATTTCGAGCAGAAGCAATTTTACAGAAAGACTTTCCGAAAGCAAATCCGTTTACTCGTTTTGTAAGAGGGAATGTAGAACTTGTAGATGGCCAATTACAAGTTACACCAGTCGGTTTAGATAAATCTAGCGCAATTTCTTCACTTGCAGAAGCGAATGCATGTATCGTTCTGCCGGGAGGAACGAGAGGATTTGAAGCAGGAATAACCGTTTCGGTACTGTTATTAGAATCAAGCGCCGGAAGTGAGTGGCCGTGGGAAGAGCCGCTTCGATCATACAAGTAA
- the narJ gene encoding nitrate reductase molybdenum cofactor assembly chaperone produces the protein MKQSLQTAFSCSSFLLSYPELGWGEALTEVQEEIEAIEQEDVKAALTAFIKQALDKTNDQLIDPYVYTFDFGKKTNMYLTYMNTGEQRERGIELLELKQHYKKSGFEVTDKELPDYLPLLLEFFANANEQDSEPIMSKYKENIQALHVQLKEADSMYEPILAAILLAIDTWGVQTN, from the coding sequence ATGAAACAAAGTTTACAAACTGCTTTTTCTTGTTCTTCTTTTCTTCTCTCCTATCCGGAACTTGGGTGGGGAGAAGCTTTAACTGAAGTACAAGAAGAGATTGAAGCAATTGAACAAGAAGACGTTAAAGCAGCACTTACAGCGTTTATAAAACAAGCACTAGATAAAACGAACGATCAATTAATTGATCCTTACGTATATACATTTGATTTTGGTAAAAAGACAAATATGTATTTAACTTATATGAACACAGGTGAACAAAGAGAAAGAGGTATTGAATTATTAGAGTTAAAACAGCATTATAAAAAATCTGGTTTTGAAGTAACAGATAAAGAACTACCGGATTATTTACCGCTTTTGCTTGAGTTTTTTGCAAATGCAAATGAGCAAGATAGTGAGCCAATTATGAGTAAATACAAGGAAAATATACAAGCATTGCACGTTCAATTAAAAGAAGCTGATAGTATGTATGAACCAATTCTTGCAGCTATTCTCCTCGCTATCGATACATGGGGTGTACAGACAAATTAG